The stretch of DNA AAAAATACTCCTATTTCAATAATAGTAAGCCATCAAGAAGAAATTATAAAAGATAATTGCGATAGATGTATTTTATTAAGAGACGGTAATATTATAGGTGATGGTAGTCCATCAGAAATATTTAAAATCTATAACCAACAACAAGGAAATTCATAAATGATAAAGTATTTTTTTTCTAAAAAATACTGGCAAGCAATAGCATTACTGGTTAAAGCTTCTATAATTAGGCAAAACAAAGATTCTTTTTTGGGTTCTTTATGGAGTTTAATTCAGCCTTTTATTCACATAATGGTAATTTCATATTTTTTCGGTTTTTTATTAAGACAACCGAGAGAATTTATGGTAATGAACTTAATCGGCGGTATTCCTTTATGGAGTTTTATAGTAAGCAGCCTAACGATTTGTTCAAGTTCTTTAGTTACACGTGATCAAATAATAAAAAAAGTTAGAATTTCTAAGACTTTTTTTCCTGTTGCGGATAGTTTAGGGCAATTATATACTTTAATTTGCTCATTTTCGGCAATGTATTTTGCTTTTATTTTATTATTTCCGGAAAAATTTTCTTGGCAAATAATATTTATGCCGATATTAATTTTACCCTTAATAATATGCGTGATTAGCAGTTCTATCGCAGTAGCATTTTTAACACCGTATATTCGAGATATTCCGCAAATATTAAATGTTATTCTCGGAGTTATTTATTGGAGTATACCGATAGTTTATCCATATTCGCTAATTCCGGAGTCTAAAAAAATATATTTTGAATTTAATCCATTCTTTTTAGTTATAAGACCCGTACAAGCGTTGGTGATTGACGGAACATTACCGGATATGATGCTGATAGTTAAGTCTATTATAGTGG from Rickettsia helvetica encodes:
- a CDS encoding ABC transporter permease translates to MIKYFFSKKYWQAIALLVKASIIRQNKDSFLGSLWSLIQPFIHIMVISYFFGFLLRQPREFMVMNLIGGIPLWSFIVSSLTICSSSLVTRDQIIKKVRISKTFFPVADSLGQLYTLICSFSAMYFAFILLFPEKFSWQIIFMPILILPLIICVISSSIAVAFLTPYIRDIPQILNVILGVIYWSIPIVYPYSLIPESKKIYFEFNPFFLVIRPVQALVIDGTLPDMMLIVKSIIVAFITVYISYLIYRQFSKRVIYYL